The DNA sequence TCAAAATTATTGCTCCACCACACTTCAAGGCATACCTCCAACAACGCCTTAAAAATACGGATTTATAACCCATTGACATTCCCTGTCAATGAGATTGACTTTTTTTGTAAAAATAAAAATGGTAGAGATATGAATGAAATAGTTTTTAAGAGGACTTCTAATGTGTTTCTCAATACAGGAATAGTGGCTCTACATCACTATCTTGAAAGATACAAATTTCCTGATGCAGAAACGCAGCTCTCAGATGAGGAACTTTGGTATGAACTGAATAAAGACCAACTATTGGTCAGAAGTAATCGCCTTCTTGAGATTTTGGAGCAGGTGTATTATTTGATGGGGAGAGAAGTGTATGATACAGCAAATAAAAAGGCACTGCAAGAGAATTCAAACGCATACTATATTTCATCAGAAAATAGATTTGTAAGGTTTCCTGCAATGAATACGTATGGTTTGGCTGCTTTGATAACTAATAATGCTGCTGGGAAAACAATAAAATTTGAGAATACAAAAAGAAGAAAATACCTCCTAAAGCAAGGAGAAACAGAACTTGTGCAAAAGTTTGTAGATTACTTTGAGCAAAACAGTATGAAGCTGTTAGAGCAACTTTATTTTGAAGAGCCCTATGTCAAAATAACAAGAATTGATATAGATAAAAAGTATTTTGAAGAGGGAAATGATATTTGCTACCTGACAGGAGAGCGTTTTAAAAAACTGGTTGATACAACTAATATATCTCCTTTTTTTGCAGGACTATTAAATTTTGCTTCTTTCTTGAAAGATAGTGATAAAAAAATAAGTTGGAAAGCTATGTATCTAAGCCGATTCTCACCAAAGTTTTGCTTTTATATGTACATAGCTGGTTTAAAGTCTTTAGTGTGTTATTTGATTGATTCAAATAGCTTAGTAAGCTTGAAAAGTTTTTATCAAAATTACAAGTCTATTTTTAGGAGTGATTATGAAATGTTAGAAAATAACTTTATGGCTAATTTCAAGCTTCACAGCTTCAAACAAGTTGCAAAAGATACTGATAAAAGAGATGAGGGCAGCAAAGATTACTCTGAGCAATTTGAAATTTTATTTATGCTGATTTATACCATATATTATCAGATACTCTACAACAAAGGAATTTCAAAGCCTGAAGAAATAGCCCCAGATGACATCTTTGCAGCATTGAGCACCCAAAAAGAGTCTTTCAACTTGGTTTCATTCAAGGCTGATGAGTTTGCCTCCACACTAAGACCTAATAGTTTTGAAAACTTCAATCAATTCAAATTTACGATTCGACTAATTATTCATCTGGAAAAGAATGGTATAGTCTTTTCTCAAATATTGAGCAGTCTGAAATTTATAAAAACCTCAGACAGGAATTCAAAAAATTCTTACCGATTAGAAAGGCAAGTCAGAAATAGTATCCTTGAAAAAATACTCAAGCAAAAATCTATTCTTACTGATATAGAAAATCTATTCTACAATTGCTTCACCTACTTAAATTCTGGGGATGCTATTGGTTTTAAGAACTTTAAAATGCTTTTAGATTTAGTTAATTTGTACGAACCCATAATGTATCAACCTATGGAAAAAGAAGAACTCCAACGCCTGCAAGAAAGAGCCATCAAATTAGGCTCAAGTATTGGTATTAGCATTTCTAACTACGATGGGGGCGATAAGTCAGCCAATGCTAAAAAAGCAAGAACTTACATTATTGGCTTGCACAAAGCTCGTAATGCTGAGCAGTTTAGAGAAGCAATTATTCGCCTACAAACCAAGTATGGTATAGTAGTGAGTAATGAGCTTTTAGAAGGCTTGAATGAGGAAACCTACGAGTTCATTAAGCAATTTGCTGTTATTAGTGCATTAAATATACTTAATTCTATTTTACAATCTAAATCCGATAAAAAAGATGAAAACAAATAGTATTACTATCACTTACCTTTCAAAAGTAAGCTTTGCAAGCCTCAACGGAGCCGACAAAGATGTGGATAATATCAATCCGATTAAAAAAATAACTTTGAGCAACGGACAAGAGTTGCCCTATGTTTCTTCACAGGCTCTTAGACGTGCTTTAAGAGATATTTTAATAGAGATGGGATTTGCAAAATCTGAAATTCAGGAAGCGAGTGCTAAAAAAGGAGCACCAAAAACACAAATTAAACCTTTTGAATATATTGAAGACGACTTGTTTGGTTATATGGACGCTTCGCCAGCCAAAGAAGAAAAAACAAAGGGTACTTCCACAGTGCGTACCTCTCCGATACGAGTAGAGGCTTTGGTAGCTTTGTCTGATTACAAAGGAGATTTAGATTATGCCACAAATTTTATGGGTAAAGGCTATAAAACTGATAAGGGAGAAGATATACAGCCTAACATCTTTGAAACAGAAGTACACTCTGGAGTTTATAGAGGTACTATTTTGATAGAGTTGGACAGAATAGGAAGCGGACAGGGTTTTGAAGGAGGTGAGTTATCCAACGAAGAAAAAGCCAGAAGGGTATTGGCATTTTTAGATGCTTTCCAAAACTTATGGAGTAGCGGCAGACAGACACGCTTCCTAGCTGACATATCACCTAAATTTATTGCAGCGGCTTGTATGAAGGTGAAAAATCCGATTTTTTTAGAAGCTGTAAATATAGGAAAAGATGGGAGAATCAACTTTGAGCAACTAAA is a window from the Eisenibacter elegans DSM 3317 genome containing:
- the cas7i gene encoding type I-B CRISPR-associated protein Cas7/Cst2/DevR, translating into MKTNSITITYLSKVSFASLNGADKDVDNINPIKKITLSNGQELPYVSSQALRRALRDILIEMGFAKSEIQEASAKKGAPKTQIKPFEYIEDDLFGYMDASPAKEEKTKGTSTVRTSPIRVEALVALSDYKGDLDYATNFMGKGYKTDKGEDIQPNIFETEVHSGVYRGTILIELDRIGSGQGFEGGELSNEEKARRVLAFLDAFQNLWSSGRQTRFLADISPKFIAAACMKVKNPIFLEAVNIGKDGRINFEQLKSVLSDYERFIQDAVFAGQEAVFELGENVKNLKEGFATIANWIKEYYK